The sequence below is a genomic window from Oncorhynchus nerka isolate Pitt River linkage group LG7, Oner_Uvic_2.0, whole genome shotgun sequence.
catcttctccccttcatctacattgttTGAAGTGGattgttgtgttaaagcctgaatttaaaatggaataaattgagattttgtgtcactggcctacacacaataccacaatgttaaaattaaaagctgaaatataagaaactcttaaattcatagacagagctatggatgcaaggactgatcaTCCATGATATTAAAATTATATTTTAACTATGTTTTGAGGATATAGTGTTTATTTTAATTGTTTTCTGCATgcttattttgggttctgatggagtACGACAGTTGGACTAAACTCATGACGCTCAGTGCCttttagaaagtattcatacgttacttttttgtttgttacagcctgaattcaaaataaaaacatttctacacacaataccacataatgacaaaatgaaaacaagtttttataaATGTTGGCAAATTTTATTGCAAATAAAAAGCCTAATAAGTGCTCACACCCCTTTGCTAtaacactccaaattgagctcaggttcatccaATTTAGTTTGATCATCCTTAAGTTattttgttaaatccacttcaatcagtgtagatgaaggggagaagacaggctAAACATGATTTGAAGGATttgagacatgggttgtgtatgtgtgccattcagagggtgaatgggcaagacaacagattgaagtgcctttgagtggggtatggtggtaggtgccaggtgcaccagattgtgtgaagaactgcaacgctgatgGTTTTTCTTTTTACGCTTAACcgtttcccttgtgtatcaagaatgttccaccacccaaaggacatccagccaacttgacaactgtgggaagcattggattcaacttgggccagcatccctgtgaaacgctttcaataccttgtagagtccatgccctgacaaattgaggctgttctgagggccaaagtggggagggggggttgcaacttaatattaggaaggtgtccttaatgttttgtgtatAGAATGTATAGGTAGGTGCTTCCGAATGTCTTTTTTTTGACACAAGCGAATGTGAGCAAGAgacattgtgcaaatgaacaaagttTTGACGCATGCTTGGCTGAAGGAAGAACTGTACTGGCTCTGGAGCAGCTTGTGTACAAGCTGTGTCTGTGGAGTCTGGAGTCGCTAGGGCAACAtcctgcctgctctgctctgaGAAGATTGGGGAGGAGCAGACGGGTCGAGAACAACCGAGAGTAGAAAGAAACGCAAGGAAATCAAGATGGCAGTAGCATCTGTATAGATCTCATCCAAAGGTCTTTGACTTCTCGAACATGGCAGAACGCTAATGCAATATGATGCCCTGTCACCTTATTTAGTCAAGCACTTGtttagataaacttcttgttaactgGATAGTTAATACAACATTCTATGCTTTTCACACGGGAAATAAAGATAAAACTCATAAGAAATATCTTGCTACATTTTCTAAACACAGATCTGAAATGAttggcctcctgagtggcacagcatctaaggcactgcattgcagtgttgTGGTGTCACTACAGCCtgaggttcgatcccaggctgtgttgttaccagccgtgaccgggagttccatagggcggcgcacaattggcccagcatcgtctggtttaggggagggtttctGCTCGGCATCAATCTTCACTTGGATGAGAATTCATGAAgggcattctatcagcagacagcgctctgactgatgtgtagctacttttctctggtacttttctcatagtagccagcctacttttctcCGGTACTTTTCTCATAGtagccagcctacttttctcCGGTACTTTTCTCATAGtagccagcctacttttctcATAGTCGCCAGCCTACTTTTCTCTGGTAAAATGCAAGATTAACTTAAGCAAAATATTagaatgtagccagctacatGTGTTGccctaatgtattttctgtgaaggaaaactaTAGTTGCACATCCCTGATCACTATTAAAACAAAACttgactttcaatataaaacgCGACCCCTGTTaatacacagctggactcacctgctccctctttctcctgttgtgcTACTTACAAacacgtgactggctcaactgtgcTGGGATACaacggtaagcttcataatgtgaaaTAAtttgacaggtgaaatgaagaacacGATCTGCTTTATGTCCTAACTttttgcacaagttgactgcaggtattaacTTAAGAAGTAgataaaaatgtattgaaaaacttAATAGTTTCAATGTTGATGatattgaaaaaccatcctgtggctatttccaaataccaCCCAAGCCTGATAGTCATATTCTACTTCCAAGGTCATTGTGAATCCCTAAAAGACAGTCCAAGCAAATTCACATTTATGTAACGTTGGCTGATGTAGTGTGTTGATTAAATATTAGCATCCCTGCTGACCGTGTGTTTAATTGTGCAGCAGAACAGAAGGCACCAGGCAGTGCAGTCAGTCTGAATGCCAGTTCCCCATTGCACTCCCTGAGCTAACCTGCCATTTCAAGCTGCTAACTGTCTGCTGAGGCTGGCAAGGCTAAGCTGGCTAAGCACTGGGATTTAGCCAACCAAGAGGCTCTTAACACTTGTCATTGGAGGTTTCTTTTGTCCCAAAAGGGCCCACCCATCTAAACATGGACCTATTTGATCtagttgttgtcttaggtctctctctctttaagtaGTATTGTGGTGTCTCTTGTCTCTCGGGATGTGTGTTGTCCTATATTTTATTTTGAACCCCCACTGGAGgcctttggtaggccgtcattgtacataggaatttgttcttaactgacttgcctagttaaataaaggttcaataaataaaACACATCTACAGGTGGCATCAAGGGAGTACTGATATGGTttgttgtccccccccccccacatgtaTCAATGGACCCGCACTCCATTTCCGTTATGTGTAATTTGTCGCACAGGGCCTCAATTCTGTCTCAGAGGAGGCAGAGCACAAGTCTTTTTTGAGGTCAAAGTTACAAGGGAGGCAGCCCTTGTGCAGGGTGGCAGTGGCATGCCCAGTTGACAAGGTGTTAATGAAAGTAAAGCAGCCCACTCTCTCAGCAATTTTTCCAGACCAGAGCCCAGCCGCTGAGCCAGGCAGAGGGAGATAAAAGGTTGGCCTTCTGTTTCTCTGGTCTGCCTGCCTGGCCTCTTATTTTCCATTGAGTCAGCCCCCAGGCCTTCCTGATATTACCAGCCTGTCCTGGCCATCTGGAGCTAGTCTGTtcctagatctgtttgtgctgtttttccacaatgaccataggagttagtAAGACCGCACAaaccgatctgggaccaggctaacacgGCGCAGGTTTTGTGATGCGCAGCCACTGTGGTCATGCTAGATCTCCCTCCATAATGGAGACAAGTCACCTACTGTGGCTCTGCATTCAGCAACACTTCCACTGTCTTTCTATTGCAGGccacccagactctgtctataCAATTAGAGACTAGTTGTCAGTGTTTATCATGTTGCAAGTTTCCACACGTCATTAAATACATTAGATACATTTGTATTGTGTTCTGAAGAGTCTTTGATGTCTTGTTTGTCCTTACTGCTTGTTTGAGTTAACCCACTAAACCACCTGACAGTGATTGAGCAATTGGATccttgcagtggtgtaaagttacttaagtaaaaatactaacTACTACTTAAGCAGTTTtcaggtatctgtactttactatttacattttttcCAAATTTTACTTAAACTACATTCCtatagaaaataatgtactttttactccatacatttccctgacacccaaaagtagtcGTTACATTTGGACAGGAAAATGTTCAAATTCTCAAGAAAACATAACTGGTTATCTCTTCATGTCACTAACACAAATGtttagtttgtaaatgatgtctgcgtGTTggtgtgtgcccctggctatctgtaaataaaacaAGACAATTGTGCCATCTTGTTTgctataaggaatttgaaatgatttagacttttactgttggtacttaagtatatttcagaAATGACTTTGGATACTTCTATTTgaaaccaaatactttgacttttactgTAGTATcctactgggtgactttcacttttctattaaggtatctttacttttactcaagtatgacaattgagtactttttccaccactggatccTTATTTGAATTGTGATTTAAGAACCATGAGCCAATCATTTCTAGGTCTAATGCCATGTCACTCATACACCTTAACATGTAGCAATAATATATCTGTGGCTTGATTTGATGCTTTGCATCACACCAGTCATTCATGACCAAGAAGTAAGAACCCTGACCCTATTTCTCTGAAGATTCTCTGTTGTTATGGTTGATTTGACAAATGTTATTTTAGGGTAACAGGGCTTTACTGTTTATTTTGTCATTTTGGGCCATGTTATACTGACACCTTGTGGTACTAATCTGTGATGTACAGAATGATCTCTTTCAAAGGTTCTCTGAATGTAGATGGGTGGAGGCTGAATAGAAAACCACAGTGATTGATGCCAGCATCTGCCCACACATTGGCACAAGCCTACTTAACCTCAGCCATATGCTTGGCAAGCATTTGGAGGTTGACATATTAGGCATtttctgactgactcagtactgcAACTGAGCACAAACTGAGTGTGTGAAGGATACAATTAACATATTTCTTCTCCTGTTCTGGGCTCTGAGTCAACCCTAAATCACTAGTACTGTTATATGATACTGAAGACAACCATTTTCTATAATGATTTTATTCCCATCTGCTGACTAAGTGTATTGTTACAGCTCTGGTTCCATGGATGAAACAATAATAGACCTAACCTTGTTTCCACAGGAAATGGCTAAACACAtccaggaagaggaggagctgaGGGTCAGACAGAGGAGCAGTGGGCAGGAAAGCCTCAGTGATGGTACAGTCACACCTTAGTATCTGTTGCTTCATTATAGAATAAAATAAACTGTCACTATTGTTCGGGCATCAAACAAGATTTCCAATTATTCCTAGGCATGACAATACTTTATAATCTAACAGTGTGCTTTATGGGTAAAAAAGGCCCCTCTGTTGACAGGGTCATTTGTTTTAGGGTTAATTTTTATCATCTATATGGTTTCTTCTCTTTTATTCTTGAAATAATGTCTAATGGTGACAAAGGTTGGTTGAATGATTGCTTTGGTTTAAATCATACTTTGGGTGGTACCTGCTATTCTGACCTGTCCTCTTGATTTTATTGTTACTTCTCAATGCTTTTTCACCATGGTTGGTGTACATACTGTTTCTTTTATGATCATAACAAGGACAAAATATGGCACAGAAGGACTTGAAATCCTAATCAACTCTGGACTCTTAAACTCTGATGAACCCTGATGATCAAGCCCTCCACACCTGGGTCATTGTAGCCAGTTTGTAGCTGTGGGCAAACGGGGATACCTagccagttgcacaactgaatgcattcaaccaaaatgtgtcttccgcatttaacccaacccctctggatcagagaggtgcggggggctgatTTAATCAACGCCCACGTCATCAGCGCCCGGGGAACAGGTGTTGTGAGTTAactgtcttgctcaagggcagaatggcAAGTTTTTCTACCTTGCCGGCTCAAggattcaaactagcaacctttcggttactggcccaatgctcttaaccactaggctacctgcgtagTAGGTGTAGAGCTGAAGTTACTTGGGGAGACTGCTCTAATCTAACCCTGCTTTGCTCTGCATGCTTAACTGCCTGTCCTCCTCAGCCGGACATTCCAATCTGCATCCACTTGACTCCACAGGTTTCCTGGCAGCCTTATCACTCTGGCAATCACTTCGCTCTAGCTATCTTGTTAATAATATGGACCGTGGCACTGTGTGCGTTGTTTTGTCTGTCAAGCTTGTATTTAAATGTTCACTTATAGATAAATAATCTAGGATCATTTAATTACATGCCTCCTTGCCAAATATTAAACATCATTATTACAAAATGGCATGTCTAGCATGGTCCCTTGTATATTGATATGAATGAACCCTGTGTTAGCCTGGCACCATTCACTGCGCCTGTCTAATATAAACCATTAACACCCACACTCACCTGCTTTTGTGTTTGCATGTTTGGCTTGATTATAGACGGTACCAACGTCCGTGGCTCACCCTCGTCATGCCCACGCCTGCCTGCTCTCAGCACCAGCCCTAGCCAGGGAGAAGGGCTGCACCATCATCAGCCTGCTACCAGCAGGTGGCAATGTTCCAtctctaacacacagccacagtcACACTCTACTGCTGAGCCTCTGTATGAGACCCACAGGTCAGCAGGACAGAATAACAGAACACAATCATCACATAATGGACACTCTAATCTGCCTAGACTCATCAGAAACTACCTCCAATGCCCTCCACCAGACTATTTGAGTGATGAAGGCTCAGAGGACGCAGACACTGTTTTCCCTGAACACCTTCCTCCATCCCGGCCCTGTAGACTGGAGAAATGGCTCAATACTGCCCCTAGTCGTTGCCAGGCTTCTGTGTACCAACTACCGGAGAGGAGTTACAGGAGTCTCggcagtcccatcagctccagaGAAGAGCGCAGCAGGATGTGGGAGAGGGGAAGTGGAAAAAGGGAGGAAAGGCATAGGGGGAGTTGTCAGGACAGGGATAGGGGGGTTAAGGAAAAGGAAAAGAATCCCAGGGCAAAGCATGACCGGGGTTATGACGGGGACCCCAagtcagaggaggggagagggtggtgCTACATCAGTAGTACTAATGACTATGCCAGAGGGCTGCAGGATAGAGACCGAGACGGGGTTAGGAGGAGGTGGACCTACAGAGAAACCAGCGACAACAAACAAGTCCGCTTCCAGGACAATGCCAGCAGGTATTATTATAGTTACCATGACGACAGCAGGCGAGCAGTGAATGTATGGGACCTGATTGCCCATGACTTAAGAGAGCGGGGTGTGGCCGTGAGGCAGAGCTTCCACGGGGGGTCAAGGTCACGGGGGGTCAGAGGTGAGGTCAGAGACTGCCAAGTGCATGATGGGGAAAATGCCATTGCCCACAGTGACTCTCAACATCAACAGAGAGCTTTTCTAAGAGCTGTCCCCACCAGGCGTAGTTACCATGAAGATGtcggggaaagaaagagagcctCACAAAGCGAAGGCCACAGTAACCAAGgccatggaggagagggagaaagaatccTTGAAAACCTGaccatagtggagggtagtgggaCTGAGGTCAATGTTGAAcacagcagagggagaggggggaggaggagtagTGGAGACCCTAGGAACAGGGTCAGCTCAGGTGGGGACCAGGAGAGGGATGGCAGGGATGATGGGCACCACCATAGTGAGCGCAGGGTGAGGAGTGCAAGTGATTGCCAGCATGGGTATAAGCAGGAGGAGCAGAACAGCTCAGAGGAggagcaagagaggagggaggagagacccCTGCGGAGAGCCCACCATTTCAGCCAAAGCTTCTGCAGCAGAGGGGCCTCCAACAGGGCCAGATCTAGGCACACCTCCAAAGCAGGTAACACCCTGAGCTGCAGGTACCTCAGCACTCTGAACACAGACCTGCAGGGGAGGTGACTACTGTACTCTTTACCCAAAGCTTCCCAACAACCTCTCTGTGTACATCTACTCCTCTTCACGTCCTCCCTCCTTAAACAATCAAATCTGGAAAAATCTACTCATCTTGGTTTCCTTGTGTTTAAAGGAGGGGCCTCCAAATCTTTTTATTTTTCTCAGAAATTTGATTTTTCTTTTGTAGTGTTCATTCTGATGGTCTGGGAAATACCTTCATCTGGATTTCCCTCATTTATAGATTAGCTGTTCTTCAAACCCCTCTCAATCCTTCATCTTTGTCCTCTTGAAATGATTATAAGAGATGATTGTTGTTCTTCTTGATGAACCCATTTTATTCttaaataaatattttgtcacatacacaggaTAGGTGAAGTGAGATGTTGTTGTgtagggtcagccatagtagtgtGATGCCACTGGAGCAAAATAGGGTTAAGGCCTTGCTCACTTTTCATCTTGACAGCACGggtatttgaaccagcaacctttcagttcctgGCCCAATGCTatctgctaggctacctgctacgcAGACCTGTCTTCCAGTAATGTGCTGTATGATTTGCAGTATGTTTCTTTTCTCTAAGtatgaagaaaaatataaacgcagcatgtaaagtgttggtcccatgtttcataagctgaaataaaagatcccagaaattgtaCATACGCACAATAAGCATATTTCTCTAAAACATCTcagttagtgaacatttctcctttgccaaactaatccatccacctgacaggtgtggcatgaaacagcacgatcattgcacaggtgcaccttgtcctgggaacaataaaaggccagtctaaaatgtgcagttttgtcacacaacaaaatgccacatatgtctcaagttttaaggaAGAGTGCAATTGGcaggctgactgcaggaatgtccaccagggctgttgccagagaattgaatgttaatttctctaccataagccgcctccaacgtcgcaTTACAGAATTTGGgagtatgtccaaccggcttcacaaccacagaccacatgtaaccatgccagcccaggacctccacatccaacttcttcacctgtggacagtctgagaccagacacccggacagctgatgaaactgtaggtttgcacaaccaaatagtttgtgcagaaattctcagggaagctcatccacaccaggtttttgacctgactgcagtttggcgtcagAACCGACTTCTGTGGGCAaatggtataggcaggcataagctaggGACACaattgtatttaatcaatttgaaagcgcagagataccgtgatgagatcctgaggcccattgtagtGCCATacatccgctgccatcacctcatgtttcagcatgataatgcacagccccatgtcgcaaggatctgtacaccattcctggaagctaaaaatgtcccagttctttcaCCTGCATACTCACCATTTGAGAatttacgacagcgtgttccagttccgcCAATATCCTGCGACTTCGCACAGCCATGGAAGAGGAGTAGGACAGCATTccataggccacaatcaacagcctgatcacctctatgtgaaggagatgtcgcaatgagtcacaccagatactgactggttttctgatctactttcttttttaaattaaggcatctgtgaccaaccgctgcatatctgtattcccagtcatgtgaaatccatagattggggcctaattaattgatttcaattgactgagttccttatatgaactgtaactcagtcaaatctttgaaattgttgcatgttgcgtttcaatttttgttcagtatacttcaCTAGATTTCATTTCATAGACCTTTTAATCATACCTCATCACAGCCTTTATCTCTAAACCTTCCTGACCCAGGTCTTTCCTTCTACAGGAGCCGCGCTGCAGCCAGAGGAGGGGGTGTGTCTGGACCTGGGGGAACTGCACCAGGTGTTGCTGGATGAGGAGCTGGCCAGGAGGCTGCAAAAGGAGGAGGATAAACTGTTGACTAGGGTAAGGGAGGATCATCCTACTGGATGTACTGTGTCGGCTCACATCCAACTATGTTACTAAATGTCGCTGTCTAAAAGTCTGTCTTGAAAATTTGAGGTTTTCAGgaaatttatttaatttttttacacATTAACGAACATACAATTATGAAACTTCAGAAGCTATTTTGAATATGTTCTTGGTCCTAGAGTCATGACATGTTCAGAGTAGATTCAGGGGAGTTACTGCAGCAACACCATGCTGAGTTATCCTCTTGTCATTGCAGAGCCCTCCAGCCCGTTCTTCCCTCTCTCAACATGACTCTTACCCAGAGGGAGACTTCAGAGTTGCGCAAGTGGCTCAGGATGAGGTAAGATAAAGGTGTAAAAGGAAATATCATGATGTTGGTATTATCTCCCAAAAGAACTGACTGCAAGTGAGGCTATGATTTACGTGAGAGGTCTTCAACCTTTCCTTGCCCAGGCACCCGCTCCCAGGAAAACCGAAGACCCAGGGACCCCATCATACGTTAACAAAACTAATAATGGCGAGGagaagtaatcaacattttaaaatgaatagATCTGCTAGACATTTTTTTTCATTATATTGACTTCCCCACATTATAATTGGAGGAAGTGTAAACTCTAACATACTATTTGCTAGAAAGGTAACTCAAAACACATTTTTGCTTAGAGCAGCTATTTatctggttaaacaaaggttagcAAAAGTTTATGTCCAAGTCAATAAAACTTGCCAGTGGCACTGGTAGCCTGTTCGCGGAGGCTTTGAAAAAGCACATGTTAGATAGATACTCCAGCGAGTGTAATTGACTCTTATTTTGCTCAATACTAGGAGTTAAGAAATAAAGTTGACATCATTAGAAATAATGATAGGCATGTAATTCAAAAGTCTTCTATATTTGTCGCAGACCCCCTGCGaaaagggctcccgagtggtgcggtggtctaaggcactgtatctcagtgctagaggcatcactacagaccctggttcgattccaggctgtatcacaaccggccgtgattgggagtcccatagggcggcgcacaattggcccagcattgtccgggttagggtttggccagggtaggctgtcattgtaaataagaatttgttcttatctgacttgacGTTTTTCTAAAAAAGTACCTTTGAGGGCTGTGGACCCCCAGTTGAATACCCCTGATCTAAGGAGAGGTATATTACCATCTTTAACTAGGGGATGTGCCTCCAAAGTTCATTTGACCTTTTTATCAACCGATCTCAAAATTCATCAGATAAATCATAGGCTCAGGTCATAGGTCCCTCAAAGCCTTGGGTTCAGCTAGAGTCCACCTGTCCAATGTGTAACAACATGCCTATTGTGTATTGACCCTTTATGGTCACTGTGTCCTCTGTCAGGAAATCGCCCGCTTCATGCAGAAACAGGAAATACAGTCGAATCGCCAGTCACGTGACCTTAATGGCCCGGGATCACGACGTGAACAGCATGACCTGGCTGACCCCCACAAAAGGAGAactgtcagagagagaccggTAGCTGCTGCTGGTTTTATGAGCCATTGTCTACATATGTTAACTATTGACACTATACATGGACTtacaatattataataataatgtgTTCTGTGTGTCAGATTCAGCGGGAGAGACTGGACTCCGAGGGCCTTCCATCTCCTACTGAGGAGTGTTCTCCTGACTATCAGGCCCCTAGCCCCACCTCAACACTGTGAGTCAGGCTTGGGCGGTATCCACATTTCCATAACTTCAAACCAACCATCCTGCAGTATGCGGTATTACCAAGTACATGTAAAATCCCATTGCGGATGCTAGCTAAATGTAAATGAGCGTATGCAAACATTTTTTATGGTCTCAACTATTTGCAGGACAGACATCCCAGCTCAAAGTTATACAAGAAACTCAAACATGCTACTCACATTTTTCCTCACACACAAAACAACCGCAAGgttcttgatccaggaggggattctcTGCAGTTACCAAGATGAGCTTGATTTTTGTAGGAAGCTAGACACTTGGATAACTCGTTAGTAAGTTAGCAAATAAAATACACAGTATTTAGCACATTTTAGACAGTTATAACACATCTAACTGGAAAATATTTAGCAAAGTGTTACTAGATCACCTGCGTTTCTAAACAAATGTGACCGGCTCAACTATTTTAAGGGAACTAGGCATACCTACTGGTAAGTACTTACTGGTAAGCTTCATGATGAAAAATAATGGAACAGGTCAAATGAAGAACGcaatctgctttatctcctaaactagtgcacaagttgactgcaggtatttaaaGTCAAAATAAATACTTAAATGTAATAAAAACTTTATTGAAAATCATACCATGAGTATTTCAAaataccccagtataccacccaaCCCTACTGTGCCactctaatgtaatgtataatgctGGGAAACCCCTGTCTGGAAATGCCCTGCTTAGCACCTGACAGATCTTATCATTTGCTGCTAATATATGGGTCTTTTGAAAAAGTTTTTGCTAGAGATTTGCTTCCTGTGTAATGGACTGCTATCATAT
It includes:
- the LOC115119282 gene encoding filaggrin-like isoform X1 — encoded protein: MTELEIDQSHLPRVQEVCHVFAVLEDGALAQNLQEQEIEKYYTTNIQKNQLVQNDIRIAKRLQDEEEEQRAQHRALSQASRQLEEQDSKYARMIQEEIQRCADEAHRREQEDEEMAKHIQEEEELRVRQRSSGQESLSDDGTNVRGSPSSCPRLPALSTSPSQGEGLHHHQPATSRWQCSISNTQPQSHSTAEPLYETHRSAGQNNRTQSSHNGHSNLPRLIRNYLQCPPPDYLSDEGSEDADTVFPEHLPPSRPCRLEKWLNTAPSRCQASVYQLPERSYRSLGSPISSREERSRMWERGSGKREERHRGSCQDRDRGVKEKEKNPRAKHDRGYDGDPKSEEGRGWCYISSTNDYARGLQDRDRDGVRRRWTYRETSDNKQVRFQDNASRYYYSYHDDSRRAVNVWDLIAHDLRERGVAVRQSFHGGSRSRGVRGEVRDCQVHDGENAIAHSDSQHQQRAFLRAVPTRRSYHEDVGERKRASQSEGHSNQGHGGEGERILENLTIVEGSGTEVNVEHSRGRGGRRSSGDPRNRVSSGGDQERDGRDDGHHHSERRVRSASDCQHGYKQEEQNSSEEEQERREERPLRRAHHFSQSFCSRGASNRARSRHTSKAGAALQPEEGVCLDLGELHQVLLDEELARRLQKEEDKLLTRSPPARSSLSQHDSYPEGDFRVAQVAQDEEIARFMQKQEIQSNRQSRDLNGPGSRREQHDLADPHKRRTVRERPIQRERLDSEGLPSPTEECSPDYQAPSPTSTLSQQPIRNIAEELDPTFKTKRPGKESIRAGQTISGPSSCQSHPIPHMEEPTFIPPTKRQSAKSGHAKSKEKKENCKQQ